A window of the Gossypium hirsutum isolate 1008001.06 chromosome A05, Gossypium_hirsutum_v2.1, whole genome shotgun sequence genome harbors these coding sequences:
- the LOC107957768 gene encoding 7-deoxyloganetin glucosyltransferase, giving the protein MRAIKGSRISPNQGIYRSFILLFFQIEKYHSTMGSLSHRHHAVCIPFPAQGHINPMLKLAKILHQKGFYITFVNTEFNHKRILKSRGPDALNGLPSFRFETIPDGLPPTDVDATQDIPSLCNSTSKTCLPHFKQLLRKLNDSASTSKVPPVSCIVSDGVMSFTLDAAKELGVPEVLFWTTSACGFLGYVHYHQLMEKGYTPLKDESYLTNGYLDTVINWIPTMEGIRLRDLPSFLRTTDSNFVMLDFIFSETKRAQKASAIILNTFDDLEHESLDALNSMLPPVYSVGPLHLVLNHNVDNSELKQIGSNLWKEEPECLQWLDSKEPNSVVYVNFGSITVMTADQLNEFAWGLANSKQPFLWVIRPDLVGDESAVVPIEFVAETKDRGMLATWCPQEQVLNHPSIGGFLTHSGWNSTIESISGGVPMTCWPFFAEQQTNCWYSCTKWGIGMEIDNNVKRDKVESRVRELIKGEKSKDMKKKAVEWERKAKAATVKADGSSYMNLDKIIQLLCTPRA; this is encoded by the exons ATGAGGGCTATAAAAGGGTCTCGAATCTCCCCCAATCAAGGCATATATCGTTCTTTTATACTcttattttttcaaattgagaAATATCATTCAACAATGGGTTCCTTGAGTCATAGGCATCATGCAGTATGTATTCCTTTCCCTGCTCAAGGCCATATCAATCCTATGCTAAAGCTAGCTAAAATACTTCACCAGAAGGGCTTTTATATCACTTTTGTCAACACTGAATTTAACCATAAACGTATACTTAAATCTCGAGGACCTGATGCTCTTAATGGTCTCCCTTCTTTTCGTTTTGAGACTATTCCCGACGGCCTTCCGCCGACCGACGTCGATGCCACCCAAGACATCCCTTCCCTCTGCAACTCCACTAGCAAGACTTGCTTACCCCATTTCAAACAACTCCTCCGCAAGCTAAACGATTCTGCGTCCACATCCAAAGTTCCCCCTGTTTCTTGCATTGTTTCGGATGGTGTCATGAGCTTCACTCTTGATGCAGCTAAAGAACTAGGCGTCCCTGAAGTTCTGTTTTGGACCACAAGCGCTTGTGGCTTCCTTGGTTACGTTCACTATCACCAATTAATGGAAAAGGGTTATACGCCTCTCAAAG ATGAAAGCTATTTAACCAATGGGTACTTGGATACCGTCATAAATTGGATACCGACAATGGAAGGTATCCGATTGAGGGATCTACCTTCTTTTCTTAGAACAACTGATTCGAATTTTGTTATGCTTGATTTTATTTTCTCTGAAACCAAAAGAGCTCAGAAGGCGTCAGCAATTATATTGAACACGTTTGATGATTTGGAGCACGAATCATTGGACGCACTCAACTCAATGCTACCCCCAGTTTACTCAGTGGGTCCTTTGCATCTTGTTTTGAATCACAATGTGGATAATAGTGAATTGAAACAAATAGGATCGAATCTTTGGAAAGAAGAGCCCGAGTGCCTCCAATGGTTAGACTCCAAAGAGCCCAACTCTGTTGTTTACGTGAATTTTGGGAGCATCACTGTGATGACAGCTGATCAGCTAAACGAATTTGCTTGGGGGTTAGCAAATAGCAAACAACCTTTTCTGTGGGTCATTAGACCTGATCTTGTTGGTGATGAATCAGCAGTTGTGCCAATAGAGTTCGTAGCGGAGACCAAAGATAGAGGCATGTTGGCAACATGGTGCCCACAAGAACAAGTCCTGAACCACCCTTCGATTGGAGGATTCTTAACACATAGCGGATGGAATTCCACGATTGAAAGCATATCCGGCGGCGTGCCCATGACATGTTGGCCGTTTTTCGCGGAGCAACAAACAAACTGTTGGTATTCATGTACTAAATGGGGAATCGGCATGGAAATCGACAATAATGTTAAGAGGGATAAAGTAGAGAGCCGTGTTAGAGAGCTAATCAAAGGAGAAAAGAGTAAAGATATGAAGAAGAAAGCTGTAGAGTGGGAGAGAAAAGCAAAGGCGGCGACTGTCAAGGCTGATGGCTCGTCTTACATGAATCTTGACAAAATTATCCAACTTTTATGCACACCTAGAGCTTAA